Proteins from a single region of Gemmatimonadota bacterium:
- the rsmD gene encoding 16S rRNA (guanine(966)-N(2))-methyltransferase RsmD yields the protein MRIIAGEFKGRRIPFNNKKYGNARVTSDFVKKAVFSSLGEILHGKYFLDLFSCSGQIGLEACSRGARVIINEPDRRCNRFIVQLIDNWQLNDRIQLYARPAQKLLPQLAHAKALFDIIYLDPPYHQQLDGQPMSCAILTRLATTPILAPNARILVQHASRTTLPKSFPNLTISRQKKYGDTTLSTYTLTF from the coding sequence ATGCGCATCATCGCTGGGGAATTTAAGGGCCGCCGCATCCCCTTTAACAACAAAAAGTACGGCAATGCCCGCGTCACATCCGACTTTGTCAAAAAAGCCGTATTCTCTTCCCTCGGCGAAATCCTCCACGGCAAATATTTCCTCGACCTCTTCTCCTGCTCTGGGCAAATCGGCCTCGAAGCCTGTAGCCGAGGCGCGCGGGTGATCATCAACGAACCCGACCGTCGCTGCAACCGCTTCATCGTACAGCTCATAGACAATTGGCAACTCAACGACCGCATCCAGCTTTACGCGCGTCCCGCACAAAAACTCTTGCCCCAACTCGCGCATGCAAAAGCCCTATTCGACATCATCTACCTCGATCCCCCCTACCACCAACAATTAGACGGACAACCCATGTCCTGTGCCATACTCACCCGCCTCGCAACAACGCCGATACTCGCGCCCAATGCCCGCATTCTCGTCCAACACGCCTCTCGTACAACGCTACCCAAATCCTTTCCCAATCTCACCATCTCTCGACAAAAAAAATACGGCGACACAACCTTGAGCACATACACCCTTACTTTCTGA